A segment of the Candidatus Methanosuratincola sp. genome:
GGCGGGGAGATCGGGATCAAGAGCAAGCCCGTGAGAAGGGACTATGAGCTGAGGCTGCTCAGGCACCTGAAGGAGAGGCTGAGGGAGGTGCCATACTCCGAAATCTGGAGGATTGCGGGGAGGATCTACCTCAAGACCGGTGAGCCTGTCCGCGCATCACGGCTGATCTCGAAGGTCTTTGGGGTCTCCTCGGTCTCACCCGGGATTATGACAACCTCGGGGCTCGAGGAGATTGCCGAAGTCGCGGTCTCGATTGCCGGGAAATTCGTCCCGGGGACGTTCGCGGTAAGGTGCAGGCGGGTCGGATCTCACTCCTATACGAGCCAGGAGGCCGCCGCCCGGGTCGGAGAGGCGATCCTCTCAGCGCGCCCAGACCTCCGGGTCGACCTCGGCTCTCCGGAGAACGAGCTCTTCATAGAGATAAGGGATGACTCCGCGATACTCTACACAGAGGCGGTTAGGGGTCCGGACGGGTTCCCGCTCGGGACACAGGATCCTGTTGTGGGAATCATAGACGGGGCATTCGAGTCAGCCGTAGCCTCCTGGTGCCTGATGAAGAGGGGATCCCCTGTTCTCGCAGCGGTCTTCGGACCGGACGGGGCTGTGGGCGAGCAGACACGAGGGAACCTCGCGATCCTTTCCGAGTGGTCTGCCGGTGTGCAGCTCAGGGCGGTAGTATTCCCCTGCGAAGAAGCGCCACCCTTGCTGAAGCTCATGCTGGCATCCCGCTACTGCCGGAAGAAGGGCCTTGCTGCCGTCGCATCGGGGATGCCCGTTCCAAGACTGGATATCCTTTCAGAATTGCAGGGGAAGATCAAGGACTCCACCTTGCTGTTCCCGCTTATCGCCTTGGAAAGCAAAATCCTTGAAGACTGGGCTGGGCTGATGGGCATAGACCCCGAGAGCGCAGCAAAGTACCCCAAAAAGCTCGACTTCGGCGATGAGCCTGAGCCATCCTATGTAGAAGAAATTCTGAAGAAGGCATACGAGGCTCCGGTCAGGGTAGACGGATCGATCTCGCCCCTCTGATCCCGGAGTCCACCAGCTCGCCGATCGGAAGGAGCCCCTCCTCGCCTTCGATCTCTGACCTCCTGGCGAGGGTCCTTGCCTTGACCGCCGCTGCGGTGCACCCCTCGGACTTTTCCGCCGAGATCTCGTAGCTCCCGATCCTCTTGGCTACGGACTCCACCTCCGTCTTGTTGAACCCTAGTAGTGGCCTGACTATTGGGATCCCCACCGTCGAGGTGTTCAGGACCAGGTTGTGTATAGTCTGACTCGCCTGCTCCCCGACTATCTCCCCTGTCACTATAGCGCTGCATCCGCGGACCTTTGCGAGGGCCTCTGCCTTCCGGTACATTAGCCTCTTGCACAGGAGGCAGGACAGGTTCCTCCTGCACCTTTTCACTACGAGGTCGAGGTCTCTGCCGTGCGGCACGACGAACATCTCGCCCCGGACGCCCGTCACCTCCGATATGTGCCTTGCCAGCGCAGTCGCCTTCCCGAGCTCCCCCTCGCCAGAGAAGGGGCGGTTGTCGAAGTAGACGTATACCGGATCCCAGCCCTTCGCAACGCCCAGGTAGGCGGCTACCGGGGAATCAATGCCGCCGGAGATGAGGTAGACCGCCTTCTCAGCCAAGCCCTTCCCTCCCATCCGGAAGTTAAACGATCTCGAATATAAGCCTCCTCCCGTCAAATATATGCGAAAGAAATATGTGCGCACAGATATCCTGCCCTACCCCGTCCTTTTTTGAGGGCTTTAATAAAGTCAAATCGAACTACAGATCAATAATGGCGGCTGTCGACTACTCCTATGTCTCGGCGAAGGTCCTCGAGAGGGCCATACTGCTTTCAAAGGCTAACTGCGCGAAGCTGCACATAGTGCACGTCGTTAGGACAAAGCTCCCGCTCCAGTCGAGGCAGACCACCGCCATGGATCCCTCCTACAAGGAGGTCCTCCTGAAAGACGCCGCAACGCTCTTCGAAGTGGCAGGGAAGAAAGCCTCTGAGGCTGGAGTCGAATACTCTACCATGCGCCTTGAGGGCGATCCTGCCGAGGAGATACTGAGGTACGCAAACGAGAACGGCATCGAGCTGATCGTGGTAGGCAACAAGGAGAAGCCCTCCACGTACGCCCCGCTCGGAAGCGTCAGCAGCAAGGTGGCGACGGAGGCACGCTGCTCTGTTCTGATCGAGCGCTGAAGGTCGTTCGAAACTCTTTTTAACTACTTTTTTGCATGACTCGATCAGGTGTGATTATAATATGCCCGACTTTTCGAAGAACTGGGAGCGGCAAGAGAAGGCTCCTGTCCAGAGCGGCCCCCTGAAGCCCGCCATCGAGAATGCGATCAGACTCATCTCAGCTCAGACGCAGAGGCTGGATATCGCCAGCAATAAGCTGGTGGAGAAGGACCGCCAGATTTTCCAGAGGGTTGTAGACTCTTATGCCAAGCACGACAGATCGAGGGCACTGATGTACGCGAACGAGTTAGTCGAAGTGAGGAAGCTCGCGAAGCGCGTGACGCAGATAAAGCTCGCCCTCGAGACGATCTCGTTGAGGCTGACTACGGTCAAGGACTATGGCGACTTCGTTAACACGGTGACCCCTGCAATATCGATAATAAAGGGAGTCCAGAGCAACGTCTTCCAGATAGTCCCGGAGGCGGAGAAGGGCTTCAGCTTCCTGAGCGAGTCGCTCGCTTCAATTGTGACAGAGGCTGGCGCTTCCTCGAACCTTAACGTCTCGTTCGAGGCCGCGAACGAAGACGCAAGCAGGATACTCTCCGAGGCCGCGACCGTTGCAGAGCAGAAAATAAAGGACAAGTTCCCAGACCTCCCTGCAGACGTGCCGAGGGAAGGAATCGAGATCTAGAATACAATTTTTTTAATTTTTTATTTAATTAAGCTTTCTAACAACGAAAGTAAAAAGGATTAATCTCTGCTTTTTCTTAATCAGTGCCCCAAACTTATCCGAGCGTATTAGAAAGAGGCTTAAAAGACAGCTAAATGTGGTGATAATTTCACCGCCTCGAGACAATTGGTATATTATTATTTTAGATACCCGACTCCCCATCATATTTAATCAAGGGAAAAAGTGCATTGTCAGACTGTAAATTTTATATTTACTGCGCAATAGCTGAACTAAGACTGTAAATTATCGATTGTTTGTTTTTCTGGTATTGGCATTTTTACAGGTAATATTACTTCAATTTGGCTCATTGGCAAATAAAGAATCTCCTGTTTACTAATGATGCAGAGATGATCGGTATCCTTGGATTCAATAAATCCGACAATTTCTTTTCCTTTGATGGTAATTATTTTTACAAAGGGAATTCTGATTATGTGATGGATAATGCTTTGGCCAAGAGCTGCTGATAGTAACGACATTGCTATCGTGTAAATGATTATAATCCATCCAAGAAAAGACATTGAAGGATCAGCCGCTAAAAAATACAACATTCCTATAGCCAAAGCAACCCATATGGAAGCGATACCTGCGCTCCGACGATAATCAGTAGTAAAGGAGGCAATTCCTCTCGTCCATTTCGTTTTATACTCAATATACTGTTCGTATGAGGTAACCCTTCCAAGTTGCCAAGCAGTCAAAAATTGTGGTATTGAAAATAGTGAATAAAAAAAGAGAACAACGAAAAAATCAAGCAATCCAGATACAAAGGGGATCAATATCATTGTGAAGGAAAAAATATAGAAAGCCTGTTGTATAAACCCAATCACTCGACCTTTAGCGGCATCAGATGACAAAGAGCTTCTTCCAGGTAATGTAACAAGATATGTAATTGCTGCAAAATAGGCAAAAAGCAAGACGATGCATGTGGGAATACCAATAGAATTGATGATCAGTGATATTATCCCGCTAAAGGTATATGACTGAAATAGGATTTCGAAAAGCGCCATTCCATTCCCTTTTTCAGTTATTGAACTTTTTTTATCAACAAAGTGCCTTTTATATGTGACGTTTCATAGTACTGGGTAAAATTTAATTTAAATTCAAAATAAACTAATAATTTTCTTATAAAATCAATTATTTATATAAAAAACAAAAAATAAGAGATATAAAAAACAATAAATTAGTCATTAATTTTTATAACAGATGACTTCTTCCTTCCGGGTCTATGACGGTTTGCCCAATGATTCTTGTAGCTATTCTTATCATTTGATATGTCATGGCATTTAGGGCATTCAAGAAATCCTAAGGGGTTTAAAATAGGTTCAGGGACATCTTCATTAGAAGCTCTAAGAAACTTTTTATCAGTTTTGTTCCACACAGGCTAATCAAATGTATGAGCGATAATGAGCCTATCGAATGGAATGCAACCAAAAAGATGGTTTCTCGCAGGGTTGAACATCTGCGCTTTGCTGATATACGTGAATTTCGTGGTAGCTTCATGACTAAGTGGCTTAAAAAACCAGAAATTGACTTTCTTCATGGTAGATGTAGCACTAACGTATTTATGGTCAACTATTTCAATCCAGCATGGATAGCTGATTTAAAGGAGAGAACTTTTTAGGCTATTGCAGCAATAGAGGCGAAAATCAATTCCCCTGACTTGCGAAGAGGCTACCTCAGAGTTTTATCCTGAAGCTCTGTTTTCACGAAGAGTCTCTAAGGTGTACGAGTGATTATTTTCCGCATTTTGGACAGTGGATCTGCCTTAGTCTGGACTGTGAATCCCAACCAGAAACCACAGCTTTCTTGGGAAGAACGTACCCGCAATGGGAACAAACATAGAAATCTTTGGGCATCCCATCTATTCTAATGCTTTCTTTATGTTATTCCTGTAAGCTTTTAGTCTAAAATTTCCGCATTTCCATGTTTCGGCTGGTCTGGGTTATCTTTTGTATGGCCCTAACAATCTTGTTTTTGTGGTGTTATTGGGCACTCTTTCCTGAACTCACAGAACTTACATTTCCATTCCTTCGGTGGTATAGGCTCTTCTCCACCCTTATCTGTCTTTTTGAAGCTTTTCAGAGTCTTTTCTGCATTCTCCTTATCGACTTTTTTCTCCCAGGTTTTGGTCTCTCCTGTTCCTGTAATGTAGAATTGTACTCTTTTCATGTCCCTCCTGAAAAAATATCCGTAGAGATCTGCTTGTGTGAATGCTACAGGCTTAGCATAATATAACGAAAACTCACTTCTAGTTGTTTTAAACTCGTAAACAAAACTGTCTGTGATTCCGTCAGGCACTCCTACCACCACATAATCCCC
Coding sequences within it:
- a CDS encoding universal stress protein encodes the protein MAAVDYSYVSAKVLERAILLSKANCAKLHIVHVVRTKLPLQSRQTTAMDPSYKEVLLKDAATLFEVAGKKASEAGVEYSTMRLEGDPAEEILRYANENGIELIVVGNKEKPSTYAPLGSVSSKVATEARCSVLIER
- a CDS encoding THUMP domain-containing protein, translating into GGEIGIKSKPVRRDYELRLLRHLKERLREVPYSEIWRIAGRIYLKTGEPVRASRLISKVFGVSSVSPGIMTTSGLEEIAEVAVSIAGKFVPGTFAVRCRRVGSHSYTSQEAAARVGEAILSARPDLRVDLGSPENELFIEIRDDSAILYTEAVRGPDGFPLGTQDPVVGIIDGAFESAVASWCLMKRGSPVLAAVFGPDGAVGEQTRGNLAILSEWSAGVQLRAVVFPCEEAPPLLKLMLASRYCRKKGLAAVASGMPVPRLDILSELQGKIKDSTLLFPLIALESKILEDWAGLMGIDPESAAKYPKKLDFGDEPEPSYVEEILKKAYEAPVRVDGSISPL
- a CDS encoding Snf7 family protein is translated as MPDFSKNWERQEKAPVQSGPLKPAIENAIRLISAQTQRLDIASNKLVEKDRQIFQRVVDSYAKHDRSRALMYANELVEVRKLAKRVTQIKLALETISLRLTTVKDYGDFVNTVTPAISIIKGVQSNVFQIVPEAEKGFSFLSESLASIVTEAGASSNLNVSFEAANEDASRILSEAATVAEQKIKDKFPDLPADVPREGIEI